The following are encoded in a window of Brachyhypopomus gauderio isolate BG-103 chromosome 18, BGAUD_0.2, whole genome shotgun sequence genomic DNA:
- the LOC143481619 gene encoding protein EOLA1 has protein sequence MSLEVGCLSFRQPYAGLVLNGVKSIETRWRPLLAEMKNCTLAIHIAQNDWEGDDWRNILTQTLGMTHSQVEELLESGERFGRGVVAGLVDVGETWNCSEDVSPEQMRELEKAACLTGLAQKYLTRLSNPRWLTEPLYSRGHKNIWTVNIPGHLLPSAPVEYT, from the exons ATGTCATTAGAAGTCGGTTGTTTATCGTTCAGGCAGCCCTATGCAGGCCTTGTTTTGAATGGAGTGAAGTCTATAGAAACGCGctggcgccctctgctggcagaAATGAAAAACTGCACTCTTGCGATACATATAGCGCAGAACGATTGGGAAGGTGATGACTGGAGAAATATCCTTACGCAGACGCTAGGAATGACACACTCGCAAGTTGAAGAACTTTTGGAGTCCGGGGAAAGGTTTGGACGTGGTGTTGTTGCAG GTCTTGTGGATGTTGGGGAAACATGGAATTGTTCTGAAGATGTCTCTCCAGAGCAAATGAGGGAACTGGAGAAAGCGGCTTGCCTGACAGGACTCGCACAGAAATATCTCACGAGACTGTCTAACCCGCGCTGGCTCACGGAGCCGCTGTATTCAAGAGGACATAAAAACATATGGACAGTAAACATCCCGGGACACCTACTGCCATCTGCCCCCGTCGAATACACATAG